The genomic window AAGCGCAATTAGACGGTGCGGATGCCGCCACGCTGGCACCCCAGCTGGCTGCCGCGCTTGCCGAGCTTGATGAAGATTTCGCGTTTGTGGCACATTGCAACGAGGGCGGAGAATTTATGGCTCCGGAAAAAATAGCGCGACTTCAGCAGATTGCGCAGCGTACATGGCTGCGCACGCTGGATGATAATCTGGGTATTTCGCACGAAGAAAAAGCGCGGAAATCTACCCCCGAGGGGCGCTCTGAAATTGATTTGCCAGTGCTCGAAAAACTGTTGGCGGATAAGTCTGAGCATTTGCATCAGCGCTCGGCGCGCGATCAAATGGCGGCGGACAATGAGTGGGGATTTCAAATGAAAGTTCCTGAGCTGCTGTATAACCGTGGTGAACTCTATAACCTGTCGGTCGCGCGTGGCACTCTGAGCGAAGAAGAACGTTACAAAATTAACGAACATATCGTACAGACGATCATCATGTTGGAGAAGCTGCCTTTCCCTAGGCATTTGCGTCTGGTGCCCGAAATCGCCGGCGGTCACCATGAAAAAATGGATGGCAGCGGTTACCCTAAGAGGCTTAAAAAAGATGAGATGAGCCCATTGGCGCGTATGATGGCGATCGCGGATATTTTTGAAGCGCTTACCGCGGTAGATAGACCTTATAAAAAGGGTAAATTATTATCCGAGGCGATCAAGATTATGGGTTTTATGAAGAAAGATCAGCACATCGACGGCGAATTATTTGAACTGTTTTTAAGTTCTGGCGTGTACCTCGTCTATGCGCAGAAGTTCATGCGTCCGGAACAAATCGACAGTGTAGACCTGAGCCCGTATTTGAAGGCGACAGCAAGTAATAGTGACTCTAATAGTGACTCTAACAGCGACTCTAATTTTAAAGTGAACGCAGCATGATCAACATCATTAACCAGGAAACCCTGAGTGAGCTCTCGCAAGTGGCAGCGGCCAGTCCGCGCCTGCGTAAAAACCTCAATCTGCACGCCAGTAATGAATCGCGCAGCCATAGATTGCTCAATGCGCTAGAGCCTGGCACCTATATTCAACCGCATTGCCACCTTGATGCCGAGAAAGATGAAACCATGATTGCCCTGAGCGGTAGTTTTGGCATACTCATTTTTGATATCGATGGCAAGGTGTGCGAGAAAATCCTGATGACGGCTGGGCAGGGCAATCTTGGTGTGACGATACCGACCGGGGTATTTCATAGTATGGTCGCACTGGAACCCGCTTCGGTGTTTTTTGAATCTAAGGCCGGACCGTATGTGGCGGTGGCCGATGCCGAGAAAGCCAGTTGGGCACCCGCCGAAGGTGAGCCAGGGTGCGCTGCTTATCTGGCACAAATGCTGGCACACTTTAGCGCGCCCTAAAGACTAGCCTTAAACCGATGGTCGAGCCCCGATATTTTTAGTGGGCAGGCCAGCGCGCATATTCCATGCGGTTTAGCGGGCATGCTCGGCTGCAGAGCGCATGGACTATGCGTGGTGAGTGCGTGGTGAACCTAGCCTGATTAGAACCCGAGCGCTGGGCCGGTTAGCGCATCATTGCTAACTCAGACTACTCATACCATTCACACTAAGGATTTTTATGCTTGGGCATATCGCCGCATTTTCCCACCATGTTTTGTTCTGCTTGAAGCGTCCCGATTCGTCGGAAGATCGCGCCCAATTGCTGGCTGCGCTGCATGCACTGGCGCAGATCGAGGTGGTACGCGGCATGCATATTTCTTTACCAGCAGCGCCAGGCCATGATCCTGTGGTCGATAGGAATTACGACCTGTCTTTGCTATTGTTTTTCGATAGCATAGAAGACGAAAAAACATATCAAAGTCATGCTTTGCATCAAAAATTTATTCAGGAAAACGCCGCTTTGCTGGGCTCAGTGCGGGTGTTTGATTCGTTCAGCCAAAACTCAAACTGAAGCCTGACTGAGGTACGCGTGCCATTATTTTTTTTGCATGCCCGCCAAGGCGCATATTCTATGCGCTTGTCCAGCCTGCCTAGCCGCAAAGCCGCATGGGCTATGCGTGTTGGGCTAGTACTCAAAATTAGTTACTGTTCAGCCCGCTATGAAGAAAGTCATAACCACTCAACACAGAGACACAGAGACACAGAGATTCACAGAGGAAAGCAAGGAAGTTCTCCGTTTTCTCTGTGTCTCTGTGTCTCCTTTGAGAGGTTTTCGCTTTTTTTTAATAATTTTAGTAGCAGGCTGAATAGATACCAAAATTAAGTAGCAAATCTAAGCGCGCAGATCTGCCAGCAAGTTGCCGGCTGCTAGGGCGGCTTGCTCGTGGCCGGGTTCGCGCCAGGATTCTGTTAATGCCTCGCTCTGCCATTGTTGCATGGCGTTGGTTTGCAATAGATGCTGGGCGTAAGCAGCGGATTTTTCGTTTAATGCCAGCCCATAGCTTTGCGCCCGAAATACCACCGGAGCGAAGAAGGCATCGATCGCAGTGAATTTGGCACCGGCTAAAAACGGGCCACCGAATTGATCCAAACCTTGGTTCCAAAGTTCATTGAGTCTGGCGATGTCGTGATTAAACGCGGCGCTAGTGGCAGGCATCTGTATCCGGAAACCTACATGCATAGGGCAAGTTTGGCGGATTGCAGTAAAACCGCTATGCATCTCGGCCGCCGCACAGCGCGCCCAGGTGCGTGCCTTGCCATCGGTTGGCCAGACGCCAGCATGTCTTTCTGCCAGATATTCTATGATGGCCAGTGAATCCCAAACCACATCGACGGCTTTGCTGGCGTGTAGGCAGGGTACTTTACCGGCCGGATTAAAGCTTCTGAATTCATCCCAGTTAGAGTCACTACCAAACGGTGCGATTTTTTCTTCGAAAGGAATCCCGAGTTCGCGCATCAGCGCCCAAGGACGCAAGGACCAGGAGGAATAATTTTTATTTGCGATGAATAGTGTGTACATGGAAGCTCCAAGGGGGGATGGGTGAGGCTTGATGTGTATGGTAAAAGCGCGGCGGCTTAAAAATCACTGAAACGGTGATTGATTTGGTCCTGGTTTCAAAATCTCGGCGCTTAAACTAGTGTAAAAAACCAATGCAGAGTATATGCGAAATCGCACTAGGCAGCGTGTCCATGCATCTTTGCGCAGTCTCACTCTATTCACTCTAGCCTTATCGCCAAATCGCGTCCGGCCATGGCCTGATTGCCGGCGTAGTCTGCGGCCAGAATACGTAAGATGTAATCACCTAAAGGCAGATCTTTGATAGACCAGTAAGCCGTGCTGGCGTGGCCATCTCTGACGATGTTGGTGACCTTGTACAAGAAACGGGTACTGGCGTTGCCATGTACGGTGATGCCACTGTCGCTGGCGTAGGCAATTTTGACGCTCTCTTCATCTGGCGGCAGACGGTTAAATTCGAGCTTGATCTGGGGCTGCTCAAAGCCTGGCAGTGGACTGCCATCGGCGTGCAAAATTTGATAACCGAGTTTGTAAAGGCCCAGACGGCGGCGCGCTGCATTACCATCGGCCTGATCGTAAGCATCGACGATGATGCTGAGCTTATCTAAGCTGCGCGCTACCCGCAGCCGCGTGTCGCCCTTATTTTTTTTCAGGATCTGGCCAGTTTGACTGAGTAATTGTATCTGCTCTATGTGCGGAGCTACTTCATCTTTAAAGCCGCTCAAACCCAGAGTCAGTGGATTGAGTGCCGCACCTGCTTGACTATAACTGAGATGCACGTGATACATGCGATTGACTGTGCCTAACACTTCACCAGTTTGAAAACGGGTGCCGCGCTTAATCCGGATTTGATCATTGGCTGCCAGCTTGTCCTTGTCGTCCGGTATCGGTTCACCCCTAGTCACGATAAAGCGGCTAGGGTCGATAGGACTATCGTCTTGTTGGCGTCCGACGCGCATGTGGATGTAGGACATATTTGCGATGCGCATTCCTTCATTGATACTGCCGTAGCCCCAGGCTGGCAACACCGTACTGACTTTTTCACTGGCAACGGCCAACACTGGCGCTCCCATGGCGGCCTGGATATCGACACCGCTATGAAAATGGTCACGGCTCTCACCCTTGTAATTGCCACGCACTTCACCGATAGTGCCGACGATTTCATGGGCTTGATGTTGTGGTTTGAGCGGCCAGGGGAAGCTGGGCGATTGGCTGAGCGTCGACGCGCTGGCGAGCTTGGAGGTGGCGAGCTTGGTCGTGGCAGGTGCAGGCTGGACTGCGGCAACTTGTTCTGATTCCGCTAGTTTGTGTTGGACGCTGAGAACTTGAAATTGCGCCGCATCACTCACCGCCAGCGTGCCGTCGGCCTTGATAGCGATCGCGACCGGGCGCTGCAGGCGCGCACTAAATGCGTCGCCGCTCTGAATATCGATGTCTATGCCGCTTAAGCCATGTAGTTTGCCGCTCGCGTCTATCTGCAGCAGACGGCCATTCGAGGCTTCTCCTACATACAGCACACCATCGTGCGTCAGCGCCAGACCTAGTGGACGTTTCATCAGGGCGTCGCTGTCCTCGGGCAAGCTGCGTGCCAGCGTCGTAACCTGACCCAGCGCGCTGATTTTACGGATCGCATTGTTGCGGGTATCGCTGACAAAGACTTCAGCGCTGGCGCTGACTACCAGCGCGCTGGGGGTGTCAAATAGCGCCTCTAGTGCTATGCCGTCCCGGTAGCCGGGGCGATCACCGCCAGCCAAAGTAGTGACTTCACCATCTACATTGATGACACGGATTTTGTCGTTATAAGTATCTGCTACATACACCTTGCCGCTAGCGTCGACTGCCACCCCGACCGGCCCGTTAAATTGGGCCTGGCTGGCGGCACCATCGCGATACCCGGCCTGGCCATTGCCTGCGACGGTAGTGACCACACCTAGCGCGCTGATCTTGCGGATACGATGATTGCCAGTGTCTGCCACATATAAATTACCTGCAGCATCGATCGCCAAACCCGAGGGTGTGTGGAATGCTGCAGCCTCACCCTGACCGTCAGCATAGGCTTCGCTAGATCCCGCTAGGGTGCTGACTATGCCAGCCGGCGTAATTTTCCTGATGCGATTATTGTCGCCGCCATCCGCCACATACAGATTTCCTGCTTGATCGTAGACGATGCCGTAGGGATCGCTGAAGCGGGCCAAGTCAGAGCTGCCGTTTATGTTTCCTGCGCTAGCGGCACCAGCCAAACGCACTAGCGTGGCTGGCCAAGCCAAGACGGTAGCATTAGCTGAGTTCGCGTGGAGAGGCGCAATATCGGGGTGCTTTGCTTGATCTGAAAATATGAAATAAACGATAGCTACTGCGCTGAGGATGAGTAGTAAAAACCCACCGGCGCGGCGAAATTGAGAGGGTGATAGGATCAAGGTGTGCTGACTGAGGAAGAAAGTTAAAGGCTGCCAAACTTAAAATATAGACTGGGTTCCCTGCGTTTTACGGGAATCAGGTAGGCCTTATTTCCCTTTGACCGGATCATACCAAAGTTCGGATCGGTTCAAGGGCGTTTGCGCGCTGAGCTTAGGGTTGGGAATGCGCAAGATGCGGCGTTGTGCCAGACCAGCGCGTTTGATGAGATCGGACTTATATTGATTAAACAGAGCAATCAGAGAGCCATCTTTAATCATGATTTCCATACCGGCTTCGATACGCTTGGCGATGCGCTCACCATCGGCATCGCGTCGCACAAAGAAATAGCGTGGCAAGGGGTAATATAAGAGCAGCGTCGGTTCGACCGTGAAATTATGTTCTAGGTGGCGCTCATCGTATTCACGCCAGGCTTCATCTAAAGAGCGCGATAAAAAATCGAAACGCCGCAGTTTCAACATAGGGAATA from Undibacterium parvum includes these protein-coding regions:
- a CDS encoding WbuC family cupin fold metalloprotein encodes the protein MINIINQETLSELSQVAAASPRLRKNLNLHASNESRSHRLLNALEPGTYIQPHCHLDAEKDETMIALSGSFGILIFDIDGKVCEKILMTAGQGNLGVTIPTGVFHSMVALEPASVFFESKAGPYVAVADAEKASWAPAEGEPGCAAYLAQMLAHFSAP
- a CDS encoding Dabb family protein, whose protein sequence is MLGHIAAFSHHVLFCLKRPDSSEDRAQLLAALHALAQIEVVRGMHISLPAAPGHDPVVDRNYDLSLLLFFDSIEDEKTYQSHALHQKFIQENAALLGSVRVFDSFSQNSN
- a CDS encoding glutathione S-transferase family protein produces the protein MYTLFIANKNYSSWSLRPWALMRELGIPFEEKIAPFGSDSNWDEFRSFNPAGKVPCLHASKAVDVVWDSLAIIEYLAERHAGVWPTDGKARTWARCAAAEMHSGFTAIRQTCPMHVGFRIQMPATSAAFNHDIARLNELWNQGLDQFGGPFLAGAKFTAIDAFFAPVVFRAQSYGLALNEKSAAYAQHLLQTNAMQQWQSEALTESWREPGHEQAALAAGNLLADLRA
- a CDS encoding gluconolaconase produces the protein MAWPATLVRLAGAASAGNINGSSDLARFSDPYGIVYDQAGNLYVADGGDNNRIRKITPAGIVSTLAGSSEAYADGQGEAAAFHTPSGLAIDAAGNLYVADTGNHRIRKISALGVVTTVAGNGQAGYRDGAASQAQFNGPVGVAVDASGKVYVADTYNDKIRVINVDGEVTTLAGGDRPGYRDGIALEALFDTPSALVVSASAEVFVSDTRNNAIRKISALGQVTTLARSLPEDSDALMKRPLGLALTHDGVLYVGEASNGRLLQIDASGKLHGLSGIDIDIQSGDAFSARLQRPVAIAIKADGTLAVSDAAQFQVLSVQHKLAESEQVAAVQPAPATTKLATSKLASASTLSQSPSFPWPLKPQHQAHEIVGTIGEVRGNYKGESRDHFHSGVDIQAAMGAPVLAVASEKVSTVLPAWGYGSINEGMRIANMSYIHMRVGRQQDDSPIDPSRFIVTRGEPIPDDKDKLAANDQIRIKRGTRFQTGEVLGTVNRMYHVHLSYSQAGAALNPLTLGLSGFKDEVAPHIEQIQLLSQTGQILKKNKGDTRLRVARSLDKLSIIVDAYDQADGNAARRRLGLYKLGYQILHADGSPLPGFEQPQIKLEFNRLPPDEESVKIAYASDSGITVHGNASTRFLYKVTNIVRDGHASTAYWSIKDLPLGDYILRILAADYAGNQAMAGRDLAIRLE